In the genome of Candidatus Kapaibacterium sp., the window GGTACATCAGCAATTGTAAATGGAAATGAGAAATTTTGGATGGCAGCGACTTCGTCTCTGCCAATTATATCGCTGTAGCTTTTATCGAACTTTGAAAGCATTGTAGTTGAATTACCTGTATTCAAAATGCTCGAACAGTTGTAAAAAATCATCCGCTTTAAGCTGTCTGAATCTTCATGTGGCAAGTATCGGACTATGACTTCCCCCAAATTCACTTCCAAAGCCGCAACTCCGGCTTCATCCGAAATTTTGATGTCACTATCAGACAAATGCTCAATGAAATGTAATTCAGAAAACTTAGCAAGTTGATGAGAAGATATTTTCAAATTTACACCGCTCAAACCCTGAGTCTTCACTTCCGAAGCTATTTGCCGAGCATATTCAGATGCCAAAGAGTCAATGATTTGATAATTTGTTGCTCTGAAGTCGGCATTGGCGACGCCAAATGAAAAAAGCAACAGAAATATTGAAATCAAGAATTTCATTTCTTGCCCTTGAGCATTGATTTGAGTCTTTTAAGGTCTTCTATCAATCCGCTTTCTTCGTCGAAAGCAGAGGGGCGAATCCTAATGGGCATAATTTTGTTCGCAACTTTTATTTTAATTACGCTATATCGCCTTCGCGAACGAAAAATACGTTCTCGCGCAAATTCAATGCCTTCAATTTGGCTAAGTGAGTAGAATTTTTCGCGGAATCTGTTACTGAATTGGATACCTTCATCGGTAACGGTTATTGCTCTTTCGCCGTAATAGCGTGAGAGCATAGATATTGCAGATGCCACAATGATGATGGTCAACAATATTACGAAAGGGTCAGCAAGTTTGAGCGAAAGAGTGCCTTCGGCAATTGAGCCTGCCATCAAACTGTACAAAATCAACACAATTGAATAAAAGGAAATTGATTTCCAGTAAAAATCAATTGTTTGCGAATATTTTCTGACTTCACTCATTTTTGAACCAATTTGTAAATGATAGATGCAATCTCTTCACCGGCTTTGGGTTTGCCAAGAATTCGGGCATTTTCTGCCATTTTTCCCAATTTTTCAAAATCAAATATAACATCTTTTACTACATGAAACAAGCGATTTGAAATTTCTTTGTCATGAATCACTATCGAAGCACCTTTTTCTTCCATCAATCGAGCATTTTTTGCCTGTTCGCCGGTAGATGAAGTCGGCAGCGGAACGAGAACAGACGCTTTGCCTGTAATAGTCAATTCAGCTACTGTGGTTGCACCTGAGCGAGATATGATTAAATCTGAGACTGCAAAAGCCGATGCCATGTCGTCAATATATTTCATAACTTGCACATTCGGGTAATCATCAGAATTTGCGATGAGCGAATTTCCGGTTTGCCAGATAATATTTATATCGAGGCTTTGTAATTGTTCGAGATTATTCAAAACGGCTCGATTTATAGATTCCGCACCGAGACTGCCACCAAAAATTAGCAGAGTTCGTTTTTCGGGATTAATATTGAAACGCTTTTGTGATTCGGCAATATCAACAGATTTGATAAAAGTTTCGCGGACTGGATTGCCAAGATGATTGATTTTGCTATGAATTTTATAATTGAAGTAGTCTTGAGTTCCCTCGAAAGCTGTAAAAATGAGGTCTGCCCTATTTGCCAAATATTTGACAGCTTTGCCCGGATTGAGATTCGATTCCATCAACGCGAGTTTTGCCCCGGAAAGCTTGGAGGCAATTCCGGGAGGAATGCTGATATATGCACCTGCACAGACCACCATATTGACTTTTTCCGATTTTATAAAGGACCGGATTTTCCTGATTGCTCTAACCATTTTGACCGGAAATAGAAAAGTATTCAAATTGGCTTTTAATATCGGTGGCTGTATATCCATTGTGATAAATTCATAACCGTATTGAGGCACTACACGGGCTTCAATTTTATCCGCTCGCCCGGCGAAAGTGATTCGAATGTCCGGGTTGATTTTTTTCAATTCATCGGCAACCGACAGCGCCGGATACAGATGCCCACCGGTTCCACCGGCTCCAAATAATATGTGCATTTTTTCAGCCAATTAAAGTTCCCGTATTTTGGCAAGAATTTCTTCTTCACCTCTAATCGGTTCCGAACAAGTGAAATTGTTGCAAATATAAGCAGTGATTTTGCCGTCAATTGCTACATTGTTTTTCAAATGCTCTCCCAATAAAAGCGAATTTTCCGGTGTTTTCACAATGACTATATAAGTAGATTTCAATTCGGCAAAAAGTGCTTTCATGAAATCACTGCGTGGCTCGGTGCCGACAATCACTATTTCACCGTTTTGCAAAATTAGGGAATCAAACCCAATCAAAAATGATGTATAAGCCGAAGGTGCGGAAGTCACAGAACCGGCGAATGCTTTAGTAGCTTTATCGGCAATGTCAATATAAGTGGTATTACCTGTAATTTTTGATAATTTCACCAAATTTGCGAGCATAATTGAATTGCCCGATGGAATTGCGCCATCGTAGATTTCTTTTTTCCTGACGATAAGTTTTTCAGCTAAATCGGATGTGAAATAGAATCCGCCTTTGGGGTCTTGGAAATGCTCTATCAAATAATCTGTCAATTTTACAGCATCAGCGAGATAATCGGATTTTGCAGTTGCCGAAAATAGCTCTAACAAAGCCGAAATCGTATAAGCATAATCGTCAATCATGCCGTCAATTCCTGCAATTCCGTCACGAAAACGATGATGCAAACCACCATCTGGCGTGAACATCTGAGATTTGATAAATGAATAAGTTCGTTCAGCATATCCGATAAATTCTTCATCGGCAAAGATTTTTCCGGCATTTGCAAGTGCAGCCGTAATCAATCCGTTCCAATCAGTCAAAATCTTATCATCGAGATGTGGACGAATGCGTTTGGAACGTTCAGCGAGAAGAATCTGTCTAATATTTTCGAGCTTGCTGTTTAATTCAACTAAGTTCAAATCTCTGGATTTAGCAAAATGCGCTATCGTATCTTTTAGAGAAAGAATATTTTTGCCGTTTTTCTCTCTCGTCGCTTCCTCCAAGAAATTTCCGCTTTCTTCGATTCCAAATATGTCAGAAATCAGTTCCACATTGCCGATGAGATGTTCGCGAATTTCCTCGATGTCCCAAACATAGAATTTTCCTTCTTCACCTTCGCTATCCGCATCTTCGGCGGAAAAATACGCACCTTCGGGCGAGAGCAAATCGCGATTGATATATTCGATTATTTCATAAGCTGTCTTGCGGAATAATTCATTTTTGGTTTGCAAATATGCTTCGGAATAGGCATTAAGCAACATCGCTTGGTCATAAAGCATTTTCTCGAAATGTGGCAAAAACCATTTAGCATCGGTTGAATATCGGTGAAATCCAAATCCGACATGGTCATAAATTCCTCCGAGCCTCATTCGAGTCAAAGTGTTGACTACCATTTGTAAAGCCTCTTCATTATTGCTTCTGCGGTAATGCTTCATTAAAAACAGCAAATTATGCGGCACGGGAAACTTAGGGCGAGTGCCGAATCCGCCATAGAATTCGTCATAAGTGCCTGCTAATTCGTGAAATGCCTTACGGAAAATATTCTCCGAAATGACGGCACCATCAGTAGTTGGGAGCATATTTTGTAATTGTTGGGATATATCATTGGCAGTTTCTGAGAGTTCAGCTTGATGTGTCTGCCAAACTTCCTTAGTGCGATTGATTAAATCAATGATTCCCGGGCGTTCCCCGCGAGAATATTTCGGGAAATATGTTCCTGCATAAAACGGCTTACCTTCGGGTGTCATCAAAATTGTGAGGGGCCAGCCTCCTGCTCCGGTCATCATTTGGCAAACAGTCATGTAGATATGGTCAACATCGGGTCTCTCCTCGCGGTCAACCTTGATATTCACAAAAGTATCATTCATCAATTTTGCAACCTCAGCATCCTCGAATGATTCCCTTTCCATAACGTGACACCAATGACAAGTTGAATAGCCGATGGAAAGAAAAATCGGCTTATTTTCGGATTTTGCTTTATCGAATGCTTCTTCAGACCAAGGATACCAATCAACAGGATTGTGTTTGTGTTGGAGCAAATAAGGGCTTAGTTCTGCGGCTAATTTATTGCTTCTATAATTTTCGTTCATAAGTTTACTCTTTCGTATAAAATAACATGTTCAGAAACGAATTTGAAACGAATAACTTATATTTTATTTAGCGAACTACTTAATCAGCTGAAATGTGGTGCATTATTTTTTTGTCTCGATTCATCAGCAATGCGGTTTTTATATTCAACAATTTTATTTCGTAAATCGTTATCCGCAACAGCAAGTATTTCGATTGCCAATAAACCCGCATTGAAGGCATTGCCGATAGCAACAGTGGCTACAGGAACTCCTGACGGCATTTGGACAATTGACAAGAGCGAATCCATGCCGCTGAGGGCTTTGGATTGAACCGGCACCCCAATCACAGGCAAAGGGCTATTCGCTGCGATCATACCGGGCAAATGTGCTGCTCCTCCGGCTCCTGCAATTATTACACGGATGCCACGCAAATGAGCTTTTTGACCATATTCGGTCATATCGAGCGGCGTTCTGTGAGCACTAATCACTTTTATTTCGTATGCAACACCGAATTCATCGCATACCGAAGCAGCGGCTTGCATTGTCGGGTAATCACTATCGCTACCCATTATTATTCCAACTACAGGGTTTAATGCCATTTTCATTCCATCAATAAATTAATCGAATCATTCTCGTGGGCAAATTCTTTTCATTCGAAAATGCCATTTGTAAAATCGTATATTCTTTATAGCTAATCTTTATCGGTTGCATAGTTTTAATCGTTTCTTTGAAAATTTCGTTCAAAGCGATAATCAAATCCTTTTCCAACAGTTCTTCATCGCGTTTGCCGACCACGTCAGTTTTCTTGGTATTCATCCATTGGTGCATCTTAGTGTTTACGAATTCGTACTTTAAAGTCGGCAAATCAATAATACAAATCGGAATAGGCAAGTTCTCGAGATAATTATATAGTTGCTTAAGAGATTTGTGCAGCAATTTGATGTTTTGATTGGATTCCTCCATCTTTTTCATCATCCATTGCTGATTATAGTCTAATTCTTTAATTCGTTCATCAGCATAAGTTTTTTCGCTTTGCATTTTTTGAACTGCAGTGCTCAAACGCTTGACTTTTTGTTCCAATTCATTTGAAATCATTGTTGGCTTGAGCGAAGTCACAATGACTATACCTTGAACATCACCGAATTCGTTATGGTCAGGAAATACACTAAAATGAATATCGCCATCAGGGCTTTTTTTGATGAAGCTCTCAGCCTGATTTGTAGTGAATACTCTCTTGTTTATGTCAAGCTTTCGGTTGATTTCTTCAATACTGTCATTAACAAATATTTCACGATATAATCTACCCCTAACGTCAGCATCCATAAGCCTTTTGACATTTTGAGCCATCAAAGTTTTTCGTGCATTCCGGCTAATAAAAGTGATTTTGCCAACTTTGTCCAAAATAATGAAACCATCGCTTGAATATTCTACCAAATTTTCAATCCTTCTTGTCAAAACTTCGATTTCATGTTCGTGTTTCTCACTTATTTTGTCGAGAATTATATTTGCAGAAATTGAAGTAAAGAAAGACCTGAAATAGCGACCAAAACGCTTCATATTCCAAATTAAGATGAAAGTTTCGCCTTTAGTCGTTTCTCCCACAACTTTGAGCAAAATATCATTTCGTTTGCTTTGCATGAATTCAATGATTTTTTGCTCCAAATTTTTGGCTTCGTTAGTGTTTGAATGTTGTTTCAGCTCGTCTTGGTCAATAATATTTTTTGTAGTTGCATAGACAATTTTCATCAAATTGCCACCGTGCTTGAATTTATCACGATGTTCGTGAAACACTTGGTCATAAGGTCCGAGAACAGCATTAATTCTGAAATCTTCGGTACAATCAACAATGACAGTATCGGAATGCTGAAGCGTTTCATCTAATAATTCCACATGAGCATCAAGTTTGGATTTGAGCTCCTCTTTATCTTTAGTCAAAATTTCTAATTTTGATTTTAGTTCTTCTATCGAATCAGCCATTTTTTAAAATTGTATCTGTAATATTTTTAAAATTACGAAAAAAGTATAAAATAACATTCATCTTATCATTTACTTGACGGCGAATC includes:
- a CDS encoding PAS domain-containing protein gives rise to the protein MADSIEELKSKLEILTKDKEELKSKLDAHVELLDETLQHSDTVIVDCTEDFRINAVLGPYDQVFHEHRDKFKHGGNLMKIVYATTKNIIDQDELKQHSNTNEAKNLEQKIIEFMQSKRNDILLKVVGETTKGETFILIWNMKRFGRYFRSFFTSISANIILDKISEKHEHEIEVLTRRIENLVEYSSDGFIILDKVGKITFISRNARKTLMAQNVKRLMDADVRGRLYREIFVNDSIEEINRKLDINKRVFTTNQAESFIKKSPDGDIHFSVFPDHNEFGDVQGIVIVTSLKPTMISNELEQKVKRLSTAVQKMQSEKTYADERIKELDYNQQWMMKKMEESNQNIKLLHKSLKQLYNYLENLPIPICIIDLPTLKYEFVNTKMHQWMNTKKTDVVGKRDEELLEKDLIIALNEIFKETIKTMQPIKISYKEYTILQMAFSNEKNLPTRMIRLIY
- a CDS encoding thioredoxin domain-containing protein; this translates as MNENYRSNKLAAELSPYLLQHKHNPVDWYPWSEEAFDKAKSENKPIFLSIGYSTCHWCHVMERESFEDAEVAKLMNDTFVNIKVDREERPDVDHIYMTVCQMMTGAGGWPLTILMTPEGKPFYAGTYFPKYSRGERPGIIDLINRTKEVWQTHQAELSETANDISQQLQNMLPTTDGAVISENIFRKAFHELAGTYDEFYGGFGTRPKFPVPHNLLFLMKHYRRSNNEEALQMVVNTLTRMRLGGIYDHVGFGFHRYSTDAKWFLPHFEKMLYDQAMLLNAYSEAYLQTKNELFRKTAYEIIEYINRDLLSPEGAYFSAEDADSEGEEGKFYVWDIEEIREHLIGNVELISDIFGIEESGNFLEEATREKNGKNILSLKDTIAHFAKSRDLNLVELNSKLENIRQILLAERSKRIRPHLDDKILTDWNGLITAALANAGKIFADEEFIGYAERTYSFIKSQMFTPDGGLHHRFRDGIAGIDGMIDDYAYTISALLELFSATAKSDYLADAVKLTDYLIEHFQDPKGGFYFTSDLAEKLIVRKKEIYDGAIPSGNSIMLANLVKLSKITGNTTYIDIADKATKAFAGSVTSAPSAYTSFLIGFDSLILQNGEIVIVGTEPRSDFMKALFAELKSTYIVIVKTPENSLLLGEHLKNNVAIDGKITAYICNNFTCSEPIRGEEEILAKIREL
- the murG gene encoding undecaprenyldiphospho-muramoylpentapeptide beta-N-acetylglucosaminyltransferase encodes the protein MHILFGAGGTGGHLYPALSVADELKKINPDIRITFAGRADKIEARVVPQYGYEFITMDIQPPILKANLNTFLFPVKMVRAIRKIRSFIKSEKVNMVVCAGAYISIPPGIASKLSGAKLALMESNLNPGKAVKYLANRADLIFTAFEGTQDYFNYKIHSKINHLGNPVRETFIKSVDIAESQKRFNINPEKRTLLIFGGSLGAESINRAVLNNLEQLQSLDINIIWQTGNSLIANSDDYPNVQVMKYIDDMASAFAVSDLIISRSGATTVAELTITGKASVLVPLPTSSTGEQAKNARLMEEKGASIVIHDKEISNRLFHVVKDVIFDFEKLGKMAENARILGKPKAGEEIASIIYKLVQK
- the purE gene encoding 5-(carboxyamino)imidazole ribonucleotide mutase, with translation MALNPVVGIIMGSDSDYPTMQAAASVCDEFGVAYEIKVISAHRTPLDMTEYGQKAHLRGIRVIIAGAGGAAHLPGMIAANSPLPVIGVPVQSKALSGMDSLLSIVQMPSGVPVATVAIGNAFNAGLLAIEILAVADNDLRNKIVEYKNRIADESRQKNNAPHFS